Proteins from a single region of Sphingopyxis sp. BSN-002:
- a CDS encoding GatB/YqeY domain-containing protein → MIRDDIKAAQVAAMKSGDKARLGTIRLMLAKIKDKDIELRTGTAPADDDVLVTDVLQKMVKQRRESITMYEQGGRQELADIEAAEVVVIEDFLPAQLSDDDAMAAIKAIVVELGAESLKDMGKVMAAVKDRLGSQLDMSKASGWVKAALS, encoded by the coding sequence ATGATTCGTGACGACATCAAGGCTGCGCAGGTTGCTGCCATGAAGAGCGGCGACAAGGCGCGTCTGGGCACCATCCGGCTGATGCTGGCCAAGATCAAGGACAAGGACATCGAACTGCGCACCGGCACCGCGCCGGCCGACGACGATGTGCTCGTCACCGACGTGCTGCAGAAGATGGTGAAGCAGCGCCGCGAGTCGATCACCATGTACGAACAGGGCGGCCGCCAGGAACTTGCCGACATCGAAGCGGCCGAGGTCGTCGTGATCGAGGATTTCCTGCCCGCGCAGCTTTCCGACGACGACGCGATGGCGGCGATCAAGGCGATCGTGGTCGAGCTGGGCGCCGAAAGCCTGAAGGATATGGGCAAGGTGATGGCCGCGGTGAAGGACCGGCTCGGCTCGCAACTCGACATGAGCAAGGCGAGCGGCTGGGTTAAGGCGGCGCTGAGCTGA
- the carA gene encoding glutamine-hydrolyzing carbamoyl-phosphate synthase small subunit: MAPANPSVAPEKQPQGATGVLVLADGTVLWGIGYGASGAGVGEICFNTSMTGYQEILTDPSYAGQIITFTFPHIGNVGANPEDMEREKRAAIGCITRELPTHPSSFRSVQTLPDWMASQGLIGLAGIDTRALTRRIRDGGAPTGVVAHSPEGKFDLDKLLMLAQGWPGLEGMDLAKTVTRERQGSWDAGVWHLGSGYEGSDHKRAGDPAPHVVAVDYGAKDNIFRNLVKAGARVTVVPAKTSLDEIMALRPAGVFLSNGPGDPAATGEYAVPVIKGLLERNVPIFGICLGHQMLGIAAGAKTVKMHQGHRGANHPVQRAEDGVVEITSMNHGFAVDAATLPKGVVETHKSLFDGSNCGIEVTGKQAFSVQYHPEASPGPQDSFYLFEKFVQGLG, encoded by the coding sequence ATGGCACCAGCCAACCCATCAGTCGCGCCTGAAAAGCAACCGCAAGGGGCCACCGGCGTCCTCGTTCTTGCCGACGGAACCGTCCTTTGGGGCATAGGATACGGCGCCAGCGGTGCGGGCGTCGGCGAGATCTGTTTCAACACGTCGATGACCGGCTATCAGGAAATCCTGACCGACCCGAGCTATGCCGGGCAGATCATCACCTTCACCTTTCCGCATATCGGCAATGTCGGCGCGAACCCCGAGGATATGGAGCGCGAAAAGCGCGCTGCGATCGGATGCATCACGCGCGAACTACCGACGCACCCGAGCAGTTTTCGCAGCGTCCAGACGCTGCCCGACTGGATGGCGAGCCAGGGCCTGATCGGCCTCGCGGGCATCGACACGCGCGCGCTGACGCGCCGTATCCGCGACGGCGGCGCGCCGACCGGCGTCGTGGCGCACAGCCCCGAGGGCAAGTTCGACCTCGATAAGCTGCTGATGCTGGCGCAGGGCTGGCCGGGGCTGGAGGGCATGGACCTGGCCAAGACCGTGACGCGCGAGCGGCAGGGAAGCTGGGACGCGGGCGTGTGGCATCTGGGATCGGGCTATGAAGGGTCGGACCACAAGCGCGCGGGCGATCCCGCGCCGCATGTCGTCGCGGTCGATTATGGCGCGAAGGACAATATCTTCCGCAATCTGGTGAAGGCCGGCGCACGCGTCACGGTGGTACCCGCCAAGACCAGCCTCGACGAGATCATGGCGCTGCGCCCAGCGGGCGTGTTCCTGTCGAACGGCCCGGGCGACCCCGCGGCGACGGGCGAATATGCGGTGCCGGTGATCAAGGGGCTGCTCGAGCGCAATGTGCCGATCTTCGGCATCTGCCTCGGTCACCAGATGCTCGGCATCGCGGCGGGCGCGAAGACGGTGAAGATGCATCAGGGCCACCGCGGCGCGAACCATCCGGTGCAGCGCGCGGAAGACGGCGTGGTCGAGATCACCAGCATGAACCACGGCTTCGCGGTCGACGCGGCGACCTTGCCCAAGGGCGTGGTCGAAACGCACAAGAGCCTGTTCGACGGATCGAACTGCGGCATCGAGGTGACGGGCAAGCAGGCGTTCAGCGTGCAATATCACCCCGAGGCAAGCCCGGGGCCGCAGGACAGCTTCTACCTGTTCGAGAAGTTTGTGCAGGGTCTTGGATGA
- the carB gene encoding carbamoyl-phosphate synthase large subunit, with translation MPKRTDIQSILVIGAGPIVIGQACEFDYSGTQAIKALKEEGYRIVLVNSNPATIMTDPDLADATYVEPITPEIVAKIIAKERPDAVLPTMGGQTALNTALALAQDGTLAKYGVEMIGADAEAIDKAEDRQKFRDAMDKIGLESARSGVAHTLDEALKVLERTGLPSIIRPSFTLGGTGGGIAYNREEFEHIVRGGLIASPTTEVLIEESLLGWKEFEMEVVRDRKDNCIIICSIENVDPMGVHTGDSITVAPALTLTDKEYQIMRNASIAVLREIGVETGGSNVQFAVNPKDGRLIVIEMNPRVSRSSALASKATGFPIAKVAAKLAVGYTLDEIMNDITGVTPASFEPTIDYVVTKIPRFAFEKFKGAEATLSTAMKSVGEVMAIGRTIHESLQKALRGLETGLSGFNFVDRLVGASHEQLKSELAKRTPDRLLNTAQAIREGLPLAEINRIAGYDMWFLERIFEIVEAENEVMANGLPRDAEGLRKLKAMGFSDKRLAYLALQSANLHPGTRRATARGSGLIHEAVKAMTGGVTEAEVRALRHKLGVRPVFKMIDTCAAEFQAQTPYLYSTYEAPTFGEPENEANPSDRRKIVILGGGPNRIGQGIEFDYCCCHACFALEEAGYETIMVNCNPETVSTDYDTSDRLYFEPLTAEDVLEILHVEMSKGELVGVIVQFGGQTPLKLAQALAEAGIPILGTSPDAIDLAEDRERFAALVNKLGLKQPENGIARSREEAVAVAARIGYPVLTRPSYVLGGRAMEIVDDQAQLENYIETAVQVSGDSPVLIDRYLRDAIEVDVDALCDGTDVVVAGVLQHIEEAGVHSGDSACSIPPYSLSAEIVTEIERQADALARALGVRGLMNIQFAVKGDEVYLIEVNPRASRTVPFVAKAVGSPIAKIAARVMAGEKLADLPKINRDIAHVAVKEAVFPFARFPGTDPVLSPEMKSTGEVMGIDRDFNLAFAKAQLGAGDRLPTDGRLFVSVKNSDKPRIVGSVKQLRAWGWKVVATGGTADYLAEQGIEVERVNKVAEGRPHIVDRIKDGDVQLIFNTTEGWQSLQDSQSIRASALAADIAYYTTAAGSDAATHAIGALRAHSLEVKPLQDYY, from the coding sequence ATGCCCAAAAGAACCGACATCCAATCCATCCTCGTCATCGGCGCCGGCCCGATCGTTATCGGTCAGGCGTGCGAGTTCGACTATTCGGGGACGCAGGCGATCAAGGCGCTGAAGGAGGAGGGCTATCGTATCGTCCTCGTCAACTCCAACCCGGCGACGATCATGACCGATCCCGACCTCGCCGACGCCACTTATGTCGAGCCTATCACGCCCGAGATCGTCGCGAAGATCATCGCGAAGGAGCGCCCCGACGCGGTGCTGCCGACGATGGGCGGACAGACCGCGCTCAACACCGCTCTCGCGCTCGCGCAGGACGGGACGCTCGCCAAGTACGGCGTCGAGATGATCGGTGCCGATGCCGAGGCGATCGACAAGGCCGAGGACCGGCAGAAGTTCCGCGATGCGATGGACAAGATCGGGCTCGAAAGCGCGCGCTCGGGCGTCGCGCATACGCTCGACGAGGCGCTGAAGGTGCTCGAACGCACCGGCCTGCCGTCGATCATCCGCCCGTCATTCACGCTCGGCGGCACCGGTGGCGGCATCGCGTACAACCGCGAGGAATTCGAGCATATCGTCCGCGGCGGCCTGATCGCCTCGCCCACCACCGAAGTCCTGATCGAGGAATCGCTCCTCGGCTGGAAGGAGTTCGAGATGGAGGTGGTGCGCGACCGCAAGGACAATTGCATCATCATCTGCTCGATCGAGAATGTCGATCCGATGGGCGTGCATACGGGTGACAGCATCACCGTCGCGCCGGCGCTGACGCTGACCGACAAGGAATATCAGATCATGCGCAACGCGAGCATCGCGGTGCTGCGTGAAATCGGTGTCGAAACCGGCGGGTCGAACGTCCAGTTCGCGGTCAATCCGAAGGACGGCCGCCTGATCGTGATCGAGATGAACCCGCGCGTGTCGCGCAGTTCCGCGCTCGCGTCGAAGGCGACGGGCTTCCCGATCGCCAAGGTCGCGGCGAAGCTGGCGGTCGGCTACACGCTCGACGAGATCATGAACGACATCACCGGCGTCACCCCGGCCTCGTTCGAACCGACGATCGACTATGTCGTCACCAAGATCCCCCGGTTTGCCTTCGAGAAGTTCAAGGGCGCCGAGGCGACGCTGTCGACCGCGATGAAATCGGTCGGCGAGGTGATGGCGATCGGGCGGACGATCCATGAGTCGTTGCAGAAAGCGCTGCGCGGGCTGGAGACCGGACTTTCGGGCTTCAACTTCGTCGACCGCCTCGTCGGCGCGAGCCACGAGCAGCTCAAGAGCGAGCTGGCAAAGCGCACGCCTGACCGCCTGCTCAACACCGCGCAGGCGATCCGCGAGGGGCTGCCGCTTGCCGAGATCAACCGCATCGCGGGTTACGACATGTGGTTTCTCGAACGCATCTTCGAGATCGTCGAGGCCGAAAATGAAGTCATGGCGAACGGCCTGCCGCGCGACGCCGAGGGGCTGCGCAAGCTCAAGGCCATGGGCTTCTCCGACAAGCGGCTCGCCTATCTGGCGCTCCAGTCGGCGAACCTCCACCCCGGCACCCGCCGCGCGACCGCGCGCGGGTCGGGCCTGATCCACGAAGCCGTCAAGGCGATGACCGGCGGCGTGACCGAAGCCGAAGTGCGCGCGCTGCGCCACAAGCTCGGCGTGCGGCCGGTGTTCAAGATGATCGACACCTGCGCCGCCGAATTTCAGGCGCAGACGCCCTATCTCTATTCGACCTATGAAGCCCCGACCTTCGGCGAGCCCGAGAATGAAGCGAACCCGAGCGACCGCCGGAAGATCGTCATCCTCGGTGGCGGTCCGAACCGGATCGGGCAGGGGATCGAGTTCGACTATTGCTGCTGCCACGCCTGCTTCGCGCTCGAAGAGGCGGGTTATGAAACGATCATGGTCAACTGCAACCCCGAGACGGTATCGACCGACTATGACACGTCGGACCGCCTCTATTTCGAGCCGTTGACCGCCGAGGATGTGCTTGAAATCCTGCATGTCGAAATGTCGAAGGGCGAACTCGTCGGCGTGATCGTCCAGTTCGGTGGGCAGACGCCGCTGAAGCTGGCGCAGGCGCTGGCGGAGGCGGGGATCCCGATCCTCGGCACCTCGCCCGACGCGATCGACCTTGCCGAAGACCGCGAGCGCTTCGCCGCGCTCGTCAACAAGCTTGGCCTGAAACAGCCCGAGAACGGTATCGCGCGCAGCCGCGAAGAGGCCGTCGCGGTCGCGGCGCGTATCGGTTATCCGGTGCTCACGCGCCCGAGCTATGTGCTCGGCGGCCGTGCGATGGAGATCGTCGACGATCAGGCGCAGCTCGAAAATTATATCGAGACCGCGGTGCAGGTGTCGGGCGACTCGCCGGTGCTGATCGACCGCTATCTGCGCGATGCGATCGAGGTCGATGTCGATGCGCTCTGCGACGGGACCGACGTCGTCGTCGCGGGCGTGCTCCAGCATATCGAGGAAGCGGGGGTCCATTCGGGCGACAGCGCCTGCTCGATCCCGCCGTACAGCCTCTCGGCCGAGATCGTTACAGAGATCGAACGACAGGCCGATGCGCTGGCGCGGGCGCTGGGCGTTCGCGGCCTCATGAACATCCAGTTCGCGGTCAAGGGCGACGAGGTCTATCTGATCGAGGTCAATCCGCGCGCGAGCCGCACCGTGCCCTTCGTCGCGAAGGCCGTCGGCTCGCCGATCGCCAAGATCGCGGCGCGCGTGATGGCCGGCGAGAAGCTCGCCGACCTGCCGAAGATCAATCGCGACATCGCGCATGTCGCGGTGAAGGAAGCGGTTTTCCCCTTCGCGCGCTTCCCCGGTACCGATCCGGTCCTGTCTCCCGAGATGAAGTCCACCGGCGAAGTCATGGGAATCGATCGCGATTTTAATCTCGCCTTCGCGAAGGCACAGCTCGGCGCGGGCGACCGGTTGCCGACCGACGGACGCCTGTTCGTGTCGGTCAAGAACAGCGACAAGCCGCGCATCGTGGGTTCGGTGAAGCAGCTTCGCGCCTGGGGCTGGAAGGTCGTCGCGACCGGCGGGACCGCCGACTATCTGGCCGAGCAGGGGATCGAGGTCGAGCGCGTCAACAAGGTCGCCGAGGGCCGCCCGCATATCGTCGACCGGATCAAGGACGGCGATGTGCAGTTGATCTTCAACACGACCGAGGGCTGGCAGTCGTTGCAGGACTCGCAATCGATCCGCGCCTCGGCGCTCGCCGCCGACATCGCCTATTACACGACCGCCGCGGGAAGCGATGCCGCGACCCACGCGATCGGGGCGCTGCGCGCGCATAGTCTTGAAGTAAAGCCGCTTCAGGACTATTATTGA
- the greA gene encoding transcription elongation factor GreA — MASVEKVPMLQEGYEKLSTQLATLKAERPLIVDAIEEARAHGDLSENAEYHAAKERQGQVEASIGDLEDRLSRAQIIDPTTLSGDRIVFGATVTLADEDDKPVKYQIVGQAEADAKDGKISYNSPLGRALIGRRVDDEVEVTVPSGDKYYLVTKIEFV; from the coding sequence ATGGCAAGCGTTGAAAAGGTACCGATGCTGCAGGAAGGCTATGAGAAGCTGAGCACCCAGCTCGCGACTCTCAAGGCCGAGCGCCCTCTGATCGTCGATGCGATCGAGGAAGCGCGTGCGCATGGCGACCTTTCGGAAAATGCCGAATATCACGCCGCGAAGGAGCGTCAGGGTCAGGTCGAAGCCTCGATCGGCGACCTCGAAGACCGCCTGTCGCGCGCGCAGATCATCGACCCGACGACGCTGTCGGGCGACCGCATCGTCTTCGGCGCGACCGTCACCCTCGCCGACGAGGACGACAAGCCGGTGAAGTATCAGATCGTCGGTCAGGCCGAGGCAGACGCCAAGGACGGCAAGATCAGCTATAACTCGCCGCTCGGCCGCGCGCTGATCGGACGCCGCGTCGACGACGAGGTCGAAGTGACCGTGCCGTCGGGCGACAAATATTATCTCGTCACCAAGATCGAATTCGTCTGA
- a CDS encoding rhomboid family intramembrane serine protease, whose translation MKPQEAPVITGYALACVIIFLLLTITGFQYDAIIRAGFIPARFGAEVIAPPGTMVPFLLTPLTATFLHGGWLHLIFNMVMLLFIGRQLEAPLGGKAMAVLLLVGAYAGALAQGLADPQSTVPMIGASGAISALLAVFALIFSRTQTSAIGPIPAHWVRALWLAAAWIGLQLAIGFAGGGELGAIAIWAHVGGFLAGLLLARPLLRWRFGAR comes from the coding sequence ATGAAGCCGCAGGAAGCCCCGGTCATCACGGGTTATGCGCTCGCCTGCGTCATCATCTTTCTGCTGCTGACGATCACCGGCTTCCAGTATGACGCGATCATCCGCGCGGGCTTCATTCCCGCGCGGTTCGGCGCGGAGGTCATCGCGCCCCCGGGCACGATGGTGCCGTTCCTGCTGACGCCGCTGACCGCGACCTTCCTGCACGGTGGCTGGCTGCACCTGATCTTCAATATGGTCATGTTGCTGTTCATCGGCCGCCAGCTCGAGGCGCCGCTGGGTGGCAAGGCGATGGCGGTCCTGCTGCTCGTCGGAGCCTATGCCGGCGCGCTGGCACAAGGATTGGCCGATCCGCAATCGACGGTCCCGATGATCGGTGCGAGCGGTGCCATTTCGGCGTTGCTCGCGGTTTTCGCGCTGATCTTCAGCCGCACGCAGACCTCTGCGATCGGGCCGATCCCGGCGCACTGGGTGCGAGCGCTCTGGCTCGCCGCGGCGTGGATCGGGTTGCAGCTCGCGATCGGTTTCGCGGGCGGCGGCGAGCTCGGCGCCATCGCGATCTGGGCGCATGTGGGAGGGTTTCTTGCAGGCCTCCTGCTTGCCCGCCCCCTGCTTCGCTGGCGCTTCGGCGCCCGCTAG
- a CDS encoding NUDIX hydrolase, giving the protein MSRPSSDTPIETRWEGRFITVKQQGTWEYVSRSRGMHAAVILAIDEAADGRHVILVEQYRVPLKVRCIELPAGLVGDEVAGEAAEVAAQRELEEETGYRAVNWRNVGEFYSSPGMVSESFTLLVATGLTKVGDGGGVEGEDIVVHRVPLNGIEDFVTAKRAEGCGIDVRVATLLVSGLLA; this is encoded by the coding sequence ATGAGCCGCCCCTCCTCCGACACGCCCATCGAAACGCGATGGGAAGGCCGGTTCATCACGGTGAAGCAGCAAGGCACGTGGGAATATGTCTCGCGCTCGCGCGGGATGCATGCCGCGGTGATCCTCGCGATCGATGAAGCGGCCGACGGGCGGCATGTGATCCTCGTCGAACAGTATCGCGTGCCGTTGAAGGTCCGGTGCATCGAACTGCCGGCGGGGCTCGTCGGTGACGAGGTCGCGGGAGAGGCGGCCGAGGTGGCGGCGCAGCGCGAGCTGGAGGAAGAAACCGGCTATCGGGCCGTAAACTGGCGCAATGTCGGCGAATTCTACAGCTCGCCGGGCATGGTCAGCGAAAGCTTCACGTTACTCGTCGCAACCGGCCTCACCAAGGTCGGCGACGGCGGCGGCGTCGAGGGTGAGGACATTGTCGTCCACCGCGTTCCGCTGAACGGGATCGAGGATTTCGTCACGGCAAAGCGCGCCGAAGGATGCGGCATCGACGTCCGGGTCGCGACGCTGCTGGTAAGCGGGCTGCTGGCCTAG
- a CDS encoding TPM domain-containing protein yields the protein MKSILLGWALGLSLFAAPASAQTFPKLTGRVVDQADIIPAAEEANLNIQLEQLEKTTGHQLAVATVNDLEGYDVSEYGYKLGRAWGIGRKDSNDGVVFLIAPNERRMHIAVGYGLEPVLTDALSGRIIRDVVTPKFKAGDMPGGIQDGVNAIAQQIQLPPEEAAARAAAADKAERDRADDGDIGGLVFIGFIVFFFFILPMISAFGRRGKKHRRNRPWGGGPIIIWGDDDWGGGSGGSSWGGGSSWGGGGGSSWGGGGGFSGGGGSFGGGGASGGW from the coding sequence ATGAAGTCCATCCTGCTCGGCTGGGCGCTGGGCCTCTCGCTGTTCGCCGCGCCTGCCTCTGCTCAAACCTTTCCCAAGCTGACCGGCCGCGTCGTCGATCAGGCGGACATCATTCCCGCTGCCGAGGAAGCCAATCTCAATATCCAGCTCGAGCAGCTTGAAAAGACGACCGGGCATCAGCTGGCGGTCGCGACGGTCAACGACCTCGAAGGCTATGACGTCAGCGAATATGGCTACAAGCTGGGACGTGCGTGGGGGATCGGCCGCAAGGACAGCAATGACGGGGTGGTCTTCCTGATCGCGCCGAACGAGCGGCGGATGCACATCGCCGTGGGCTATGGCCTCGAACCCGTGCTGACCGACGCGCTGTCGGGCCGGATCATCCGCGACGTCGTGACGCCGAAGTTCAAGGCGGGTGACATGCCCGGCGGCATCCAGGACGGCGTCAATGCGATCGCGCAGCAGATCCAGCTGCCGCCCGAAGAAGCCGCCGCACGCGCCGCGGCTGCGGACAAGGCCGAGCGCGATCGCGCCGATGACGGCGATATCGGCGGCCTGGTCTTCATCGGCTTCATCGTCTTTTTCTTCTTCATCCTGCCGATGATCTCGGCCTTCGGACGGCGTGGCAAGAAGCATCGCCGCAACCGGCCGTGGGGCGGCGGTCCGATCATCATCTGGGGCGACGACGACTGGGGCGGAGGCAGCGGCGGATCTTCGTGGGGCGGCGGCTCCTCGTGGGGCGGTGGCGGCGGATCGAGCTGGGGTGGCGGCGGCGGCTTTTCGGGCGGCGGCGGCAGCTTCGGTGGCGGCGGCGCATCGGGCGGCTGGTAA
- a CDS encoding TPM domain-containing protein, translated as MRRAVLAVPLATLLVAGGCKEAPASSAPTPAIAGCAGVPDMALQGRVTDAAGILPAAEEARLSDRLARYEQRTTHQMVIATAPTLNNLDVATVGDCLGNRWGIGDKDRNDGILILVAPNQRRARISTGSGLESMLTDEEAKAAIDQMTPHFRSNDFAGGLSAAVEAIAAQTGDTQ; from the coding sequence ATGCGCCGCGCCGTCCTTGCCGTGCCGCTTGCGACCCTGTTGGTCGCGGGCGGCTGCAAGGAAGCGCCCGCGTCGTCGGCACCGACCCCGGCGATCGCGGGCTGCGCGGGCGTCCCCGACATGGCGCTGCAAGGCCGTGTCACGGACGCTGCAGGCATTCTTCCGGCGGCCGAAGAAGCTCGCCTGTCGGATCGGCTCGCACGATATGAGCAACGGACGACGCATCAGATGGTCATCGCTACCGCACCGACCCTCAATAACCTCGACGTTGCCACGGTCGGCGACTGCCTCGGCAATCGTTGGGGCATCGGCGACAAGGATCGCAACGACGGAATCCTGATACTCGTCGCGCCCAACCAACGGCGGGCCCGTATTTCGACCGGGAGCGGGCTTGAATCGATGCTCACCGACGAGGAAGCAAAGGCCGCGATCGACCAGATGACACCGCATTTCAGATCGAACGACTTCGCGGGAGGCCTGTCGGCTGCCGTCGAGGCCATCGCTGCCCAGACCGGAGATACGCAATGA
- a CDS encoding LemA family protein, which translates to MTMTYRSARWLIVPVAALSLSACGINSVPTKEEAAKAKWANVEAAYQRRADLIPNLVETAKGAAGIEKSTLESVVQARASATQVKLSTDDLNDPAKVEAFRQAQGQVSNSLGRLLVTMEAYPDLKSQGRFADLQTQLEGTENRITTAINDYNGAVQDYNTTIRTFPDIIGAKIVHGAQPMTPYKAISPNADTAPKVNFGQ; encoded by the coding sequence ATGACCATGACCTATCGTTCCGCCCGCTGGCTGATTGTCCCGGTTGCCGCACTGTCGCTGTCCGCCTGCGGCATCAACAGCGTTCCCACCAAGGAAGAGGCCGCGAAGGCCAAATGGGCCAACGTCGAAGCCGCCTACCAGCGCCGCGCCGACCTGATCCCCAACCTCGTCGAAACCGCGAAGGGCGCGGCAGGAATTGAGAAATCGACGCTGGAAAGCGTCGTGCAGGCGCGTGCATCGGCGACGCAGGTGAAACTGTCGACCGACGACCTCAACGACCCCGCAAAGGTCGAAGCCTTCCGTCAGGCGCAGGGTCAGGTGTCGAACTCGCTCGGCCGGCTGCTCGTGACGATGGAGGCCTATCCCGACCTCAAGAGCCAGGGACGTTTTGCCGACCTGCAGACGCAGCTGGAGGGAACCGAGAACCGTATCACGACCGCCATCAACGATTATAACGGCGCGGTTCAGGACTATAATACGACGATCCGTACCTTCCCCGATATCATTGGCGCCAAGATCGTCCATGGCGCGCAGCCGATGACGCCGTACAAGGCCATCAGCCCGAACGCGGACACAGCACCGAAAGTGAATTTCGGTCAATAA
- the mscL gene encoding large conductance mechanosensitive channel protein MscL yields the protein MLSEFREFIAKGNVMDLAVGVIIGGAFATITTSLTADLIMPLVGWLFGGVDFSSKFILLGSIPDGIGATDYAALKKAGVAMIGYGAFITAVINFLILAFIIFLLVKWVNKVLRRGPDAPAGPSEVDLLTEIRDELRKK from the coding sequence ATGTTGAGCGAATTCAGGGAATTTATCGCCAAGGGCAATGTCATGGACCTCGCGGTCGGTGTCATCATCGGCGGCGCCTTCGCGACGATCACGACGTCGCTGACTGCCGACCTGATCATGCCGCTGGTCGGCTGGCTTTTCGGCGGAGTCGATTTTTCGAGCAAGTTCATCCTGCTCGGCAGCATCCCCGACGGCATCGGCGCGACCGATTATGCCGCGCTGAAAAAGGCGGGCGTCGCGATGATCGGCTATGGCGCTTTCATCACCGCGGTCATCAACTTCCTGATTCTCGCCTTCATCATCTTCCTGCTGGTCAAATGGGTGAACAAGGTTCTCCGCCGTGGACCCGACGCGCCAGCCGGTCCGAGCGAAGTCGACCTGCTCACCGAAATCCGGGACGAATTGCGGAAGAAATAG